One part of the Methanococcoides sp. AM1 genome encodes these proteins:
- the gatD gene encoding Glu-tRNA(Gln) amidotransferase subunit GatD: MDFELGDRIRIEKDRNVYEGIVMPTTTDHVVIKMVSGYNAGINPEGATITLLEKADPKKASKKEKEGKVKPSKKLPKVTILSTGGTIASKVDYRTGAVTAQFSADDIVDAIPEITEIANISGRVVYNILSENMKTEYWTELARAVAEEIENGADGIIVAHGTDTMMYSAAALSFMLKTPVPIVFVGSQRSADRPSSDNAMNAICATKVAVSDIAEVCVVMHDTACDDRCAIHYGTKVRKMHTSRRDAFRSINSDPIGYVDYSTKRIETVMPYTKRGTHELEVKATLEPKCALVKFVPGADPDILSYYIDSGYKGLVIEGTGLGHVSTDWIPNIRRATEAGLPVVMTSQCLNGRVCDRVYDTGRDILKAGAIEGEDMLPEVALVKLMWALGQDRDASEIAAAMGTSVENEITECTLK; encoded by the coding sequence ATGGATTTTGAACTTGGCGACAGGATAAGGATAGAGAAGGACAGAAATGTTTACGAAGGCATCGTGATGCCAACAACGACCGATCATGTTGTGATCAAGATGGTCAGTGGATACAATGCAGGTATCAACCCCGAAGGCGCAACGATAACACTGCTTGAGAAAGCTGATCCGAAAAAAGCATCGAAGAAAGAGAAAGAAGGAAAAGTCAAACCATCAAAGAAACTCCCAAAGGTCACCATCCTTTCCACCGGCGGAACGATAGCCAGTAAAGTGGACTACCGCACAGGCGCTGTTACCGCACAATTCTCTGCTGACGATATCGTTGATGCCATCCCGGAGATCACAGAGATCGCAAACATCAGCGGAAGGGTTGTTTACAACATCCTGTCCGAGAACATGAAGACCGAATACTGGACAGAACTCGCCCGCGCTGTCGCCGAAGAGATCGAGAACGGTGCTGACGGCATCATCGTTGCCCACGGAACTGACACCATGATGTACTCCGCAGCAGCCCTGTCGTTTATGCTCAAGACCCCGGTACCCATCGTCTTCGTGGGCTCCCAGCGCAGTGCTGACAGACCAAGCAGCGATAACGCTATGAATGCCATTTGTGCCACAAAGGTCGCTGTCAGTGACATTGCCGAAGTATGCGTGGTCATGCACGACACCGCCTGTGACGACAGGTGTGCCATCCATTACGGTACAAAGGTCAGGAAGATGCACACATCCAGAAGAGATGCATTCCGTTCCATCAATTCCGACCCTATCGGCTATGTGGACTATTCCACAAAAAGAATCGAGACGGTCATGCCATACACAAAACGCGGCACCCATGAACTGGAAGTTAAAGCCACCCTTGAACCAAAATGCGCCCTGGTAAAATTCGTACCCGGTGCAGACCCGGACATCCTCTCGTACTACATCGACTCCGGCTACAAGGGACTCGTCATAGAAGGAACCGGACTGGGCCATGTATCCACCGACTGGATCCCGAATATCAGGCGCGCTACAGAAGCAGGACTCCCAGTGGTCATGACATCACAGTGCCTCAACGGGCGTGTATGCGACCGCGTCTACGACACTGGAAGAGATATCCTGAAAGCCGGTGCAATAGAAGGAGAAGATATGCTTCCAGAGGTCGCTTTGGTGAAGCTTATGTGGGCACTTGGACAAGACAGAGATGCTAGTGAAATCGCTGCGGCTATGGGGACAAGTGTTGAGAACGAGATAACAGAATGTACGTTGAAGTGA
- a CDS encoding type IV pilin — protein sequence MFNINVNEDAVSPVVAEIMMVAVGIIVATIIIAFSLGLGTGDVAPQAGVRASSYSMGDHSVIMLEHQGGDELYLASSNTKMVVDGEVVDVTLLTTDDDLEFKAGESLYIFNEVDEIGGFAIGTATHLTNENAEGDLADIVAFGETGTVKFVDVSSQQMITDIDVRF from the coding sequence ATGTTCAACATTAATGTAAATGAAGACGCAGTGTCACCAGTAGTCGCTGAAATCATGATGGTTGCAGTAGGAATCATCGTTGCTACTATCATCATAGCATTCTCTCTCGGATTGGGTACCGGCGATGTGGCACCTCAGGCAGGTGTCAGGGCAAGTTCGTACAGTATGGGTGACCATTCTGTCATCATGCTCGAACATCAGGGCGGTGATGAACTTTACCTCGCTTCCTCAAACACAAAGATGGTTGTTGACGGTGAAGTGGTTGATGTGACCCTGTTGACAACTGACGATGATCTGGAATTCAAAGCCGGTGAATCCCTGTACATTTTCAATGAGGTCGATGAGATTGGTGGGTTTGCAATTGGTACCGCTACGCACCTTACTAATGAAAATGCTGAAGGGGATCTGGCTGATATCGTTGCCTTTGGGGAAACTGGAACGGTTAAGTTCGTTGACGTTTCCAGTCAGCAGATGATAACTGACATCGATGTCAGGTTCTAA
- a CDS encoding type IV pilin — MNRNEDAVSPVIGVILMVAITVILAAVIAAFVFGMGPSEMAPQSSVRASAEVDNSTSVVLIEHQGGDEINLASSNTRVSIAGDVVGLDLVSDDSLTFEAGETLYLYNNGTADVLGNSTTFAAIGTPADVAASGDTINVKFIDVASQQMIADLDVRF, encoded by the coding sequence ATGAACAGAAATGAAGATGCAGTGTCTCCGGTCATCGGTGTAATCCTGATGGTCGCAATCACTGTGATCCTTGCTGCTGTTATCGCAGCATTCGTGTTTGGAATGGGACCATCCGAGATGGCACCACAGTCAAGTGTAAGGGCAAGTGCAGAAGTTGATAACAGTACTAGTGTCGTACTTATTGAGCACCAGGGTGGAGATGAAATTAATCTTGCTTCATCAAACACAAGAGTTAGCATTGCTGGTGATGTTGTAGGTCTTGATCTTGTAAGCGATGATTCTTTGACTTTTGAAGCTGGAGAAACTCTATATCTGTATAATAATGGTACTGCTGATGTTTTAGGAAACAGCACTACTTTTGCCGCAATTGGAACGCCAGCTGATGTTGCAGCCTCTGGTGATACAATTAACGTAAAGTTCATCGATGTTGCCAGCCAGCAGATGATTGCTGACCTTGATGTCAGGTTCTAA
- a CDS encoding DUF5371 family protein — protein MKIVHAQTVLTEDQLEELKKKTKEPSTKDALSTAVQHYLECEYTEMSDEMWTHKLEKVVQKKQQKSIN, from the coding sequence ATGAAAATAGTACATGCACAAACTGTGCTTACTGAGGATCAGCTTGAAGAACTTAAGAAAAAGACCAAAGAACCCTCTACAAAGGATGCCCTGAGTACAGCGGTTCAGCACTATCTTGAGTGCGAGTACACTGAAATGAGTGATGAGATGTGGACTCACAAGCTAGAGAAAGTAGTACAGAAGAAGCAACAGAAAAGTATTAATTAA